From Corynebacterium sp. BD556, the proteins below share one genomic window:
- a CDS encoding maltotransferase domain-containing protein, with amino-acid sequence MIGRFGIDDVRPQVSGRTLPSKAVVGEVVPISALVWREGHDAVAATLVIMQPDGEQFSVHMQQERHRPDYVHAVFVPDTEGLWRFRVDAWSDVMATWRNAITKKLNAGQSDAELANDIAHGVELFEAAAAQTPATERGLLHAAATALADDSRGLAERITPALSEEVIEVLEAYPLREQVTQGPVCDILVERREALVNSWYELFPRSTGGVDANGAPVHGTWDSTAKALDRVAEMGFDTVYFPPIHPIGTLNRKGRNNTLTPEVGDVGSPWAVGSEDGGHDAFHPELGGEKEFLSMLEHAKELGLEIALDFALQAAPDHPWAHEHPEFFTVLADGTIAYAENPPKKYQDIYPINFDNAPEALYDEIYRVLMYWVNLGITTFRVDNPHTKPVNFWHWLIAKVHTTHPEVIFLAEAFTRPPRMYGLAKAGFSQSYTHFTWKTSKDELTDFTQMLVTVADVSRPNLFVNTPDILHASLQNGGPAAFAIRATLAATLSPLWGVYSGYELYESEPVKPGSEEYLDSEKYELRPRDFAAAAQRGESLEPYITLLNTIRRENPALQQLRQIRFHEVGNDQIIAYSKVDAVTGNTVLVVVNLDPHSTQEGMVAVNAEAIGRHPGESLPVHDLITGATYVWTAGEDNYVRLWPQGHVAHIFRLPEASPQSREILAFRQIPDHDYRP; translated from the coding sequence ATGATTGGACGATTTGGCATTGACGACGTTCGCCCACAGGTCTCCGGGCGCACCCTTCCCTCCAAGGCAGTTGTGGGAGAGGTCGTCCCCATCTCGGCGCTGGTCTGGCGCGAAGGCCACGATGCCGTCGCCGCCACCCTAGTGATCATGCAGCCCGACGGCGAGCAGTTCTCGGTGCATATGCAGCAAGAACGCCACCGCCCCGACTACGTCCACGCGGTGTTCGTGCCGGACACCGAAGGCCTGTGGAGATTCCGCGTCGACGCCTGGAGCGACGTCATGGCGACGTGGCGCAACGCCATCACCAAAAAGCTCAACGCCGGCCAGTCCGACGCAGAGCTGGCCAACGACATCGCTCACGGCGTGGAGCTGTTTGAGGCGGCGGCAGCGCAAACCCCGGCCACCGAGCGAGGACTTCTCCACGCGGCCGCTACAGCCCTCGCCGATGACTCGCGTGGACTCGCCGAGCGCATTACCCCAGCCTTAAGCGAGGAGGTCATCGAGGTGTTGGAGGCCTATCCGCTACGCGAACAAGTAACCCAGGGCCCCGTCTGCGACATTCTGGTGGAGCGCCGGGAGGCACTGGTCAACTCCTGGTATGAGCTTTTCCCCCGCTCCACCGGAGGGGTCGACGCCAACGGCGCCCCCGTCCACGGCACCTGGGACAGCACCGCCAAGGCCCTAGACCGCGTTGCCGAGATGGGTTTCGACACTGTCTATTTTCCGCCTATTCACCCAATTGGCACGCTTAACCGCAAGGGGCGCAACAACACGTTGACCCCCGAGGTTGGCGATGTAGGCTCGCCGTGGGCAGTGGGGTCCGAAGATGGCGGCCACGACGCTTTCCACCCTGAGCTCGGCGGCGAAAAAGAGTTCCTCAGCATGCTGGAGCACGCCAAGGAGTTGGGCCTTGAAATCGCCCTCGATTTTGCCCTGCAGGCCGCACCGGATCACCCATGGGCACACGAGCACCCCGAGTTCTTCACCGTTTTAGCCGACGGCACCATCGCCTACGCCGAAAACCCGCCGAAGAAGTACCAAGACATTTACCCAATCAACTTTGACAACGCGCCTGAGGCTTTGTACGACGAGATCTACCGCGTCCTCATGTACTGGGTGAACCTGGGAATTACCACCTTCCGGGTGGACAACCCACACACCAAACCCGTCAACTTCTGGCACTGGCTCATTGCGAAGGTCCATACAACCCATCCCGAGGTGATCTTCCTCGCTGAGGCTTTCACCCGCCCGCCGCGCATGTACGGGCTGGCCAAGGCAGGCTTTTCGCAGTCCTACACCCACTTCACGTGGAAAACAAGCAAAGATGAGCTCACCGACTTTACACAGATGCTTGTCACCGTCGCCGACGTCTCCCGCCCCAACCTTTTTGTCAACACCCCTGACATTTTGCATGCCTCTTTGCAAAACGGTGGCCCCGCCGCCTTCGCCATCCGAGCCACCTTGGCCGCAACTTTAAGCCCCTTGTGGGGTGTGTACTCCGGCTACGAACTCTACGAGTCCGAGCCGGTCAAACCGGGCAGCGAAGAATACCTCGACTCGGAGAAATACGAGCTGCGCCCGCGCGACTTTGCAGCCGCGGCGCAGCGCGGCGAATCCTTAGAACCCTACATCACTTTGCTCAACACAATTCGCCGCGAAAACCCCGCCCTGCAGCAACTGCGGCAAATCCGCTTCCACGAGGTAGGCAACGACCAGATTATTGCTTATTCCAAGGTCGACGCCGTCACCGGCAACACGGTGCTGGTGGTGGTCAACTTGGATCCGCACTCAACCCAAGAAGGTATGGTCGCAGTCAACGCCGAAGCCATTGGTCGGCACCCAGGCGAATCCCTCCCAGTTCACGACCTGATCACGGGGGCGACCTACGTGTGGACCGCCGGTGAAGACAACTACGTGCGCCTCTGGCCACAGGGCCACGTCGCCCACATCTTCCGGCTGCCGGAGGCGAGCCCGCAGAGCCGAGAAATCCTCGCGTTCCGGCAGATCCCCGACCACGATTACAGGCCGTAG